TATATATTAAAACTTTTGTACATAAAAATGGCTCCTCGAGCAGGATTCGAACCTGCGGCCCTTCGGTTAACAGCCGAATGCTCTACCGCTGAGCTATCGAGGAACGGTTTAGATATGAATAAATTCTCGGCAGCGACCTACTCTCCCGGGCAATGCCCAGTACCATCGGCGCTGGAGGGCTTAACCTGTGTGTTCGGGATGGAAACCGGTGTTTCCCCTCCGCTATGGCCACCGAGAATGTATTTTGCTGTACCTTCAAAATTACACAGTGAGGAAAATTTTGGTCAAGCCCTCGGTCTATTAGTATCGGTCAGCTCAAAGCCTTGCGGCTCTTACACCTCCGACCTATCTACCGGGTAGTCTTCCCGGGACCTTACTCCCTTAATGGGATGGGATACCTTATCTTAGGGAGGGCTTCGCACTTAGATGCTTTCAGCGCTTATCCCTGCCGGACTTGGCTACTCAGCTGTGCCGCTGGCGCGACAACTGATACACCATCGGTCCGTCCACCCCGGTCCTCTCGTACTAGGGGCAGCTCCCTTCAAGAATCCAACGCCCACGACGGATAGGGACCGAACTGTCTCACGACGTTCTGAACCCCGCCCGCGGGCCTCTTTAAAGGGCGAACAGCCCAACCCTCGGAACCTACATCTGCTCGAGGATGCGACGAGCCGACATCGTGGTGCCAAACCTCCCCTTCGATGTGGACTCTGGGGGGAGATCAGCCTGTTATCCCCAGGGTAGCTTTTATCCGATGAGCGACGGCCCTTCCATACAGTGCCGCCGTATCACTAAGCCCGTCTTTCGACTCTGCTCGACTTGTTGGTCTCACAGGCAGGCTACCTTATGCCTTTGCACTCAATGCACGATTCCTAACCGTGCTGAGGTAACCTTTGGGCGCCTCCGTTACCTTTTAGGAGGCGTCCGCCCCAGTCAATCTGTCCACCTGACAATGTCCCGCATCCGGATAACGGAGTGCGGTTAGAACCTCAGCATCAAAAGGGTGGTATCCCAAGGGCGGCTCCCCGGATCCTGACGAACCCGGTTCTGTGCCTCCCACCTATCCTGTACATTTGATGCCGAAATCCAATATCAGGTTGCAGTAAAGCTCCATGGGGTCTTTCCGTCCTGTCGCGGGTAATGAGTATCTTCACTCATAATACAATTTCGCCGGGTCTCTTGTCAAGACAGCGCCCAAGTCGTTACGCCATTCGTGCGGGTCGGAACTTACCCGACAAGGAATTTCGCTACCTTAGGACCGTTATAGTTACGGCCGCCGTTCACTGGGGCTTCGGTTCACACCTTCGCCTAGCGGCTAAGCGTTCCCCTTAACCTTCCAGCACCGGGCAGGCGTCAGCCCCTATACATCGGATTTCTCCTTAGCAGAGACCTGTGTTTTTGCTAAACAGTCGCTTGGGCCCATTCACTGCGGCCTTTTCGCCTTAGGTTACCCTAAAGCTACTCAGGCACCCCTTCTCGCGAAGTTACGGGGTTAGTTTGCCGAGTTCCTTAACAAGAGTTGTCCCGCTCACCTTAGGATTCTCTCCTCGCCTACCTGTGTCGGTTTGCAGTACGGGCACCCTTGGCCTTGCTAGAGGCTTTTCTTGGCAGTATGGGTTCAGCTGCTGCGTTACTTAAATTTCACTCCCCATCACGCTTCAGCCATGGCCTGACGGATTTGCCTATCAGGCTTGCCTTTGCGCTTGGGCACGCTCTACCAACGGCGTGCTCAGCCTACCCTCCTGCGTCACCCCATTGCTCATAGCGGCCTTAGGTGGCACTGGAATATCAACCAGTTGTCCATCGCCTACGCATTCACTGCCTCGGCTTAGGCCCCGGCTTACCCTGAGCGGACGAGCCTTCCTCAGGAAACCTTAGGCATTCGGTGGACAGGATTCTCACCTGTCGTTCGCTACTTATACCGGCATTCTCACTTCCTGTAAGTCCACACAGCCATTCGGATGTGCTTCTGCCTTGCTGGATCGCTCCCCTACCACGCAAGCTGTTGCTTGCTTCCGCTGCTTCGGTGTAAACCTTTAGCCCCGTTACATTTTCGGCGCAGCACCACTCGACCAGTGAGCTATTACGCACTCTTTGAATGAATGGCTGCTTCTAAGCCAACATCCTGGTTGTCTTCGCGGTACAACATCCTTTCCCACTTAGGTTTACTTAGGGACCTTAGCTGACGGTCTGGGCTGTTTCCCTTTCGACTATGAAGCTTATCCCCCACAGTCTGACTCAAAACTATCGCTCCTCGGCATTCGGAGTTTGATAGGGTTCGGTAACCTTTTCGGCCCCTAGCCCATTCAGTGCTCTACCTCCGAGGGCGTAAAGTTAAGGCTAGCCCTAAAGCTATTTCGGGGAGAACCAGCTATCTCCGTGTTCGATTGGCTTTTCACCCCTACCCACAGCTCATCCCATGACTTTTCAACGTCAACGTGGTTCGGGCCTCCACGAGAGGTTAGTCTCGCTTCACCCTGTCCATGGGTAGATCACACGGTTTCGGGTCTACCGCGCAAAACTTGCGCCATTTTAAGACTCGCTTTCGCGTCGGCTGCGGAGCTTAACTCCTTAACCTTGCTTTGCGCGGTAACTCGCCGGTCCGTTCTACAAAAAGTACGAGGTCGCTTTCGCTTCCTCCGGTTGTAGACACACGGTTTCAGGTTCTATTTCACTCCCCTCCCGGGGTTCTTTTCACCTTTCCCTCACGGTACTAGTTCACTATCGGTCGTAAGGTGGTATTTAGCCTTGGGAGATGGGCCTCCCGACTTCCTACGGGGTGCCTCGTGCCCCGCAGTACTTTGGAACTGCCGGCTAGGAAATCAAGTTTTGCATACAAGGCTTTCACTTTCTTTGGCCCTGCTTTCCAGCAGAGTTCTGCTACTTTATTCCTTCGCCTGCCTACCGCTGTTGGCTTGGCAGTCCATAACCCCATATATGCAACGCCAGCGGCCTTACACATATATGGTTTGGGCTCTTCCCCGTTCGCTCGCCGCTACTGAGGGAATCGAATGTTTCTTTCTTTTCCTCGGGTTACTTAGATGTTTCAGTTTACCCGGTTAGCCTCCCATACCTATGGATTCAGTATGGGATACTTGAGGTTCGCCTCAAGTGGGGTTCCCCATTCGGAAATCTCCGGATCGTAACTTGCTTGCAGCTCCCCGGAGCGTTTCGCCGCTAGCTGCGTCCTTCTTCGCCCCCTTACGCCAAGGCATCCTCCGTGTGCCCTTATTCGCTTGACCTATGCGAAATTGTTAAAAATTGATATTTGGAACTTGATATTTGGATTTGATGCTTTGTTTTCCTCACTGTGTAGTTTTCAAGGTACAGAAATGAAAAAATCTGCTAATTGGTGGGCTTGGATGGACTCGAACCATCGACCTCACGCTTATCAGGCGTGCGCTCTCACCGCCTGAGCTACAAGCCCAAGAATTTTTCTTACTGTATGGTGGAGATGAGGAGACTCGAACTCCTGACCCCCTGCGTGCAAAGCAGGTGCTCTCCCAACTGAGCTACACCCCCATAAAATAAATATGAGAGAGGATGGTCTCTCAAAACTAAACAGTGTTATGCCCGGTCATACTCCTTAGAAAGGAGGTGATCCAGCCGCACCTTCCGATACGGCTACCTTGTTACGACTTCACCCCAATCGCTGACCCCACCTTCGACGGTTAATCCCGGCTTCGGGTGTTGCCAACTTTCGTGGTGTGACGGGCGGTGTGTACAAGGCCCGAGAACGTATTCACCGCGGCATGCTGATCCGCGATTACTAGCGATTCCGACTTCATGCAGGCGAGTTGCAGCCTGCAATCCGAACTGAGACCTGTTTTTAGGGATTAGCTTAGGATCGCTCCCTTGCTGCCCGTTGTTCAGGCCATTGTAGCACGTGTGTGGCCCAGGCCATAAAGGGCATGATGATTTGACGTCATCCCCACCTTCCTCCGTCTTATCGACGGCGGTCTACTTAGAGTGCCCACCTTTAAGTGCTGGCAACTAAGTATAAGGGTTGCGCTCGTTGCGGGACTTAACCCAACATCTCACGACACGAGCTGACGACAACCATGCACCACCTGTATAGGCTCCCTTGGTTTCCCAAGGGTCGATTCCGTTTCCGGTCTCTACCACCTATATGTCAAGGCCTGGTAAGGTTCTTCGCGTTGCTTCGAATTAAACCACATGCTCCACCGCTTGTGCGGGCCCCCGTCAATTCCTTTGAGTTTCAACCTTGCGGCCGTACTCCCCAGGTGGGTCACTTATTGCGTTAGCTCCGGCACGGATGGCTTGACCACCACCCACACCTAGTGACCATCGTTTACGGCTAGGACTACCGGGGTATCTAATCCCGTTCGCTCCCCTAGCTTTCGCGCCTCAGCGTCAGTGATAGGCCAGGAAGCCGCCTTCGCCACTGGTGTTCCTCCCGGTATCTACGCATTTCACCGCTACTCCGGGAATTCCACTTCCCTCTCCTACACTCAAGAGATGCAGTTTTATCGGCAAGCCCGTGGTTGAGCCACGGGTTTTTACCGGTAACTTGCATCCCCGCCTACACGCCCTTTACACCCAGTAATTCCGGACAACGCTCGCCCCCTACGTATTACCGCGGCTGCTGGCACGTAGTTAGCCGGGGCTTCCTCTTTGGGTACTGTCCTTTTCATCCCCAATGACTGAGCTTTACGACCCGAAGGCCTTCATCGCTCACGCGGCGTCGCTGCGTCAGGGTTTCCCCCATTGCGCAAAATTCCCCACTGCTGTCTCCCGTAGGAGTCTGGACCGTATCTAAGTTCCAGTGTGGCCGGTCGCCCTCTCAGGCCGGCTACCCATCGTTGCCTTGGTGGGCTGTTATCTCACCAACTAGCTAATGGGACGCAGGCCCATCCATGACCGCTAAATCGCTTTCTTTACACACCATTGGATGCGTAAAGGTATCGGGTATTACCTTCGGTTTCCCGAAGCTATCCCCGTGTCATGGGCAGGTTACCTACGTGTTACTCACCCGTCCGCCGCTAAGTTTGGCCGGTTTTAACCGAAATTAAAACCGGCCAAACTCCGCTCGACTTGCATGTGTTAGGCACGCCGCCAGCGTTCGTCCTGAGCCAGGATCAAACTCTCATGTTAATGTTTTATATCGTTGCTTTAAAAGCTTGGATACAAAAGAATTGAATTATGGTTTATCGTTTCAGGCATAACACTGTTCAGTTTTCAAAGACCATCAAAACTATTTATTACTGACTGGATTTTTATTTTACTACATTTTGCCGAACTTGTCAAGTTGTCTCTTTTGTAATCTTTTCGGCTTTATTCTGCCGGCGTCATCTTTTTTGGCGCCAACGTTTTTTAATATACCATAAGGCGATTCTAACTTCAATTATGATTAATAATCACAAATGAATTTCTCGTTTAAAATCCTCTTATATTCTTCGTATATCACACTTTTTCAGCGCCGCAAGCTTATTTGAAAGATTTAAAGGAAATTCTGCCGTACATGGGCTCTGCATTTTTAATCCCAGAGATTATAGCTTCTGCCATCGCTTCTGCTGCAAGAATTCCTACAATTGAAGGTTCTGCTTTGATATCGCCTATTGAAAGACAGAAAACTGTATCTCCATCAAACATAGTATGAACCGGCCTTATAGCTCTTGCCAAACCGTCATGCGCCATAGAGGCTACTTTATGTGCTGCAGCTTTTGAAAGTCGTGCATTAGTTGCAACAGCACCAATTGTAGTATTAGCTATAGAAGGATTATTACCCAAAATCAAACCGCTCCTTATGGCATTAACTGTGTTTATAAAATCTGTTTTTGTTTTATTTAAGGCTCCAGCCAAGATATTTCCGGTTTCAGGATCTATAACATCACCTAGAGCATTAACTACTGCTAAAGCCCCGACCTTCAGTTCTCCTATTTGTATAAGGGAAGTGCCTAGACCGCCCTTCATAGAAAATTCATTGCCAAAGTATTTGCCGACAGTAGCACCGGTTCCGGCTCCAACATTTCCCAAATCAAAATCTTTCTCTGTTGCATTTATGCATGCCTCATAGCCCATATTAAAGTCTGGTCTTTTTATCGGATTTCCCACATCTAAATCAAAAATCACCGCTGCCGGAACAATTGGAACTTTTACTGCTCCTGTATCAAAGCCTATGCCGTTTTCAGACAGATACTGCATTACGCCGGATGCGCCATCAAGTCCAAAAGCGCTTCCTCCGCTAAGATAAATTGCATTTACTTTTTCCACAAGATTCTCCGGAGCCATCAAGTCAGTTTCCCGGGTTCCGGGAGCGCCGCCTCTTACATCTACTCCTCCTATTGCGCCTTTTGGACATAAAATCACCGTGCAACCGGTACCTGCTTCATAATCCTGTGCATGCCCAATCTTTATTCCTTCTATGTCTGTTAAATAGCCGGACATAGTTATCCCCCCTCTTTATATTTAGGAGTTGCGACTTTCTTTTACCAGTTTGACAATTGTCTCTGCTATTTCATAGTCAGGCAGCACAAAATCAACACAGCCTGTTTCATAAGCTGCTTTTGGCATTCCATAAATAACTGAAGTCGATTCATCTTGTGCGATCGTTATGCCACCATTAGATTTAATTATTCGCAAACCTTCTGCACCATCTCTTCCCATTCCCGTAAAAACGCAACAAATAAGCCTGTTCTTATAAACTTCTGCAGCAGAAATAAAAAGTTTATCGGCAGCAGGTCTTACACCGTGAATAGGGGGAGATGTATCAAGAATGATTTTCCCGGAAACTACAGTCATATGATATCCTCCAGGTGCTATATATACAACTCCGGGTTTAATTATATCTTCATTTTGAGCCTCTACAACTCTTAGAGAGCTATTTTTATCCAGTCTATCGGCAAAAGCTTTTGTAAATCCGGCTGGCATATGCTGGACAACAAATACCGGTATATCTAGATCTTTTGGAAATGCG
This portion of the Tepidanaerobacter syntrophicus genome encodes:
- a CDS encoding P1 family peptidase, with product MSGYLTDIEGIKIGHAQDYEAGTGCTVILCPKGAIGGVDVRGGAPGTRETDLMAPENLVEKVNAIYLSGGSAFGLDGASGVMQYLSENGIGFDTGAVKVPIVPAAVIFDLDVGNPIKRPDFNMGYEACINATEKDFDLGNVGAGTGATVGKYFGNEFSMKGGLGTSLIQIGELKVGALAVVNALGDVIDPETGNILAGALNKTKTDFINTVNAIRSGLILGNNPSIANTTIGAVATNARLSKAAAHKVASMAHDGLARAIRPVHTMFDGDTVFCLSIGDIKAEPSIVGILAAEAMAEAIISGIKNAEPMYGRISFKSFK